A single genomic interval of Gammaproteobacteria bacterium harbors:
- a CDS encoding LysR family transcriptional regulator, whose amino-acid sequence MTQRRLQHLLALVEHAHFGRAAQALNISQPALTKSIQALEAELGATLLDRKRGAIALTVFGELVLQRGRSLLSAEADLRREVALLAGHEIGSLKVAISPYPSVVSGYPAIKRLLAQHPKVNVMAHVASWREVVRQVTARDVDLGIAELSQTLGNEQLITELIGQHRGHFFCRPEHPILRRGPVSMNQLVEFPWLSTRLPLRVASHLPRSIGAAGTIEPLTGDFVPAIELDMLMQIGDFLEHSDALALASLTIMERALLAGDVTVVPTPDLNIHSNYGFIHLNNRSLTPVALAFMQEVRTEEAEKVKREAILASTYAAFDP is encoded by the coding sequence ATTACGCAACGCCGCCTTCAGCATCTGCTGGCTCTTGTGGAGCACGCCCATTTCGGACGAGCAGCCCAGGCACTGAACATCTCGCAACCGGCGCTCACGAAAAGCATCCAGGCGCTGGAGGCGGAGTTGGGCGCGACACTGCTTGATCGCAAGCGCGGGGCAATCGCGCTGACGGTATTCGGCGAACTGGTACTACAGCGAGGCAGGTCGTTGCTCTCCGCAGAAGCGGATTTGCGACGCGAGGTCGCTCTGCTCGCGGGACATGAGATCGGATCGTTGAAGGTTGCGATCAGCCCCTATCCGAGCGTCGTTTCCGGCTACCCTGCCATCAAGCGCTTGCTCGCCCAGCACCCAAAGGTCAACGTCATGGCGCACGTGGCCAGCTGGCGCGAAGTGGTAAGGCAAGTGACCGCCCGCGACGTGGATCTCGGCATTGCGGAGCTCAGCCAAACGCTGGGAAACGAGCAACTCATTACCGAATTGATCGGGCAGCATCGCGGTCACTTCTTCTGCCGGCCAGAGCACCCCATCCTCCGGCGAGGCCCGGTTTCCATGAACCAACTTGTTGAATTCCCATGGCTGTCTACCAGGCTTCCCCTTCGGGTGGCGAGCCATCTGCCGCGGTCGATAGGCGCCGCCGGAACAATTGAGCCGCTTACTGGTGACTTCGTGCCCGCCATTGAGCTCGACATGCTGATGCAAATCGGCGATTTCTTGGAACACAGTGATGCGCTGGCGCTTGCCTCGCTCACGATCATGGAGCGAGCACTGCTCGCCGGAGATGTTACGGTGGTGCCAACGCCCGACCTCAACATCCACTCGAACTACGGCTTCATTCATCTGAATAATCGCTCGCTCACCCCCGTCGCGCTCGCCTTCATGCAGGAAGTGAGAACTGAGGAAGCGGAAAAGGTGAAGCGGGAAGCGATACTCGCCAGCACGTATGCCGCCTTTGATCCGTAA
- a CDS encoding DNA primase — MSGRIPQQFIDDLLERVDIVDVIDTRVNLRKSGKNYSALCPFHDEKSPSFSVSPDKQFYYCFGCGAGGNAIGFLMEYERLDFIAAVEKLAAVAGVEIPREAGQGPASARQAELAAKLQAAALWFQRQLAEHPQAAEARRYLEHRGLGDDTVKHFGIGFAPPGWDGLLKALGGSEAERKLLLEAGLVIKRDDDSGLYDRFRHRIMFPIHDNRGRTVAFGGRVLSDEKPKYLNSPETAIFHKGQELYGLYQARQSNRELDRVLVVEGYMDVVMLAQHGISNATGTLGTALSASHLQRLFRHTSAVVFCFDGDEAGRRAAARALELVLPAMQDGRQASFLFLPEGEDPDSLVQRIGSAAFRQQIGSAMPLSEFVFAHFGQEIDLAQMDGRARLSKLALPAINRIPGVVFRELMRSALAERVGVAIERLPGLAREAMPETTAIPAPTALRKPVIRAPQRRMPGPPQAAIRLLLQDPRLAEQVTDPAALAGTDDPDLPLLLQLIEHLQRNPGSSLGALLGYWYGTPEGELLTRLAAQEPLNGADIEREFADVLQHLGQQASRLTAEIRRRELESIPFAEMSSAQKQQYLELLSGKSG; from the coding sequence ATGTCAGGACGAATTCCGCAACAGTTCATCGATGACCTGCTCGAGCGCGTCGATATCGTCGACGTGATCGATACCCGCGTGAACCTGCGCAAATCGGGCAAGAACTACTCCGCGCTCTGCCCCTTCCACGACGAGAAAAGCCCCTCCTTCAGCGTCAGCCCCGATAAACAGTTCTACTACTGCTTCGGCTGCGGCGCCGGCGGCAACGCGATCGGCTTCCTGATGGAATACGAACGGCTCGACTTCATCGCGGCGGTGGAAAAGCTTGCCGCGGTCGCGGGAGTCGAGATACCGCGCGAGGCCGGACAGGGGCCCGCCAGCGCCCGCCAGGCGGAACTCGCCGCCAAGCTGCAGGCGGCGGCGCTGTGGTTCCAGCGCCAGCTCGCCGAGCATCCACAGGCCGCCGAGGCCCGCCGCTATCTCGAGCATCGCGGTCTTGGTGATGACACGGTGAAGCATTTCGGAATCGGCTTCGCACCGCCCGGCTGGGACGGACTGCTGAAAGCCCTGGGAGGCAGCGAGGCCGAGCGCAAGCTGCTGCTCGAGGCCGGACTGGTGATCAAGCGCGACGACGACAGCGGACTCTATGACCGCTTTCGCCATCGCATCATGTTTCCGATCCACGACAATCGCGGGCGCACCGTGGCCTTCGGCGGCCGGGTGCTGAGCGACGAGAAACCCAAGTACCTCAACTCGCCCGAGACCGCGATCTTCCACAAGGGCCAGGAACTCTACGGCCTGTACCAGGCCCGCCAGAGCAACCGCGAACTCGACCGGGTGCTGGTGGTCGAGGGATACATGGACGTGGTGATGCTTGCCCAGCACGGCATCAGCAACGCCACCGGCACGCTTGGCACGGCGCTCAGCGCGAGCCATCTGCAGCGCCTGTTCCGCCACACCTCGGCGGTGGTGTTCTGTTTCGACGGGGACGAGGCCGGGCGCCGCGCCGCGGCGCGCGCCCTGGAGCTGGTACTGCCGGCCATGCAGGACGGCCGCCAGGCGAGCTTTCTGTTCCTGCCCGAGGGCGAGGACCCCGACAGCCTGGTGCAACGCATCGGCAGCGCCGCGTTCCGCCAGCAGATCGGCTCCGCGATGCCGCTCTCGGAATTCGTGTTCGCGCACTTCGGGCAGGAGATCGACCTCGCCCAGATGGATGGCAGGGCGCGGCTCAGCAAGCTGGCGCTGCCGGCGATCAACCGCATCCCCGGGGTCGTCTTCCGGGAACTGATGCGCTCGGCGCTGGCCGAGCGCGTGGGCGTCGCCATCGAGCGCCTGCCCGGACTCGCCCGCGAAGCCATGCCGGAGACCACGGCAATACCCGCACCCACCGCGCTGCGCAAACCGGTGATCCGTGCCCCGCAGCGGCGCATGCCGGGCCCGCCGCAGGCCGCGATTCGCCTGCTGCTGCAGGACCCCCGGCTTGCGGAGCAGGTCACGGACCCCGCCGCCCTGGCCGGCACGGACGACCCCGACCTTCCGTTATTGCTGCAACTGATCGAGCATCTGCAGCGCAACCCCGGCAGCAGTCTCGGCGCGCTGCTCGGCTACTGGTACGGCACGCCCGAGGGCGAACTGCTGACCCGGCTGGCGGCGCAGGAACCCCTGAATGGTGCGGATATCGAGCGCGAGTTTGCTGATGTGTTGCAGCATCTGGGACAGCAGGCGAGCAGACTCACCGCCGAGATCAGGCGCCGCGAGCTCGAAAGCATACCGTTCGCGGAAATGAGCAGCGCGCAGAAACAACAGTATCTCGAGCTGCTGAGCGGCAAAAGCGGCTGA
- a CDS encoding GatB/YqeY domain-containing protein: MSESALKTRITEAVKAAMRAQDKPRRDAIRLIQAEIKRIEVDERIELDDARVLAVLDKMLKQRRDSIQQFEKAARQDLIDIEAAEVAVIQDFLPRALEPAEIDALVDAALRESGASEMKDMGKVMALLKPQVQGRADMGMVSQRIKARLA; this comes from the coding sequence GTGAGCGAATCGGCCCTGAAGACCCGCATCACCGAAGCCGTGAAGGCGGCGATGCGCGCGCAGGACAAGCCGCGCCGCGATGCCATCCGGCTGATCCAGGCAGAAATCAAGCGCATCGAGGTCGATGAGCGCATCGAACTCGATGACGCGCGCGTGCTCGCCGTGCTCGACAAGATGCTCAAACAGCGCCGCGATTCGATCCAGCAGTTTGAAAAGGCCGCGCGCCAGGACCTGATCGATATCGAGGCCGCCGAGGTCGCGGTGATCCAGGATTTCCTGCCGCGCGCCCTCGAGCCCGCCGAGATCGACGCGCTGGTCGATGCGGCCCTGCGCGAATCCGGCGCCAGTGAAATGAAGGATATGGGCAAGGTCATGGCCCTGCTCAAGCCGCAGGTGCAGGGGCGCGCCGACATGGGCATGGTGAGCCAGCGGATCAAGGCCAGACTCGCCTGA
- the rpoD gene encoding RNA polymerase sigma factor RpoD, with protein MSESTQQSRLKDLIAKGKEQNYLTYAEVNDHLPEDISDPDQVEEIIQMINDMGIQVFEEAPDAEALLLASGDTSTDEIPDEAVAALTAVESEAGRTTDPVRMYMREMGTVELLTREGEIVIAKRIEEGIRETMAAVAHFPGIVEQVLGEYDLVATEERRLSDILTGYLEPADDVQAATPVVPAGAKAPAGKPAAKPTAKPAAKKGADKNDDDDDSDSDSNDSDDTETDSGPDPELARQRFDELRKQLMKTQRALKKNPRDSKQGQKELEKTAELFKYFKLSPRQFDPLTQRVRSVAYQVRDLERAIMNICVNYARMPRAIFVKEFPGNETDEHWVEKLARRKQPYAAKIAVVKDEVMRVQHRIAEVEAECGILVGEIKEINRRMSIGEARARRAKKEMVEANLRLVISIAKKYTNRGLQFLDLIQEGNIGLMKAVDKFEYRRGYKFSTYATWWIRQAITRSIADQARTIRIPVHMIETINKLNRISRQMLQEMGREPTPEELGERMEMPEDKIRKVLKIAKEPISMETPIGDDEDSHLGDFIEDSTIPSPIDSATGEGLREATREVLSGLTAREAKVLRMRFGIDMNTDHTLEEVGKQFDVTRERIRQIEAKALRKLRHPSRSDHLRSFLDEG; from the coding sequence ATGTCCGAATCAACCCAGCAGTCACGCCTCAAGGATCTCATCGCCAAGGGCAAGGAACAGAACTATCTGACCTATGCCGAGGTGAACGATCACCTGCCGGAAGACATTTCCGATCCCGATCAGGTCGAAGAGATCATCCAGATGATCAATGACATGGGTATCCAGGTGTTCGAGGAAGCACCGGACGCCGAAGCCCTGCTGCTCGCCAGTGGTGACACCAGCACCGACGAGATCCCGGACGAGGCCGTTGCCGCGCTGACCGCGGTCGAATCCGAAGCCGGACGCACGACCGACCCGGTGCGCATGTACATGCGCGAGATGGGTACCGTGGAGTTGCTGACCCGCGAAGGCGAGATCGTGATCGCCAAGCGCATCGAGGAAGGCATCCGCGAAACCATGGCAGCGGTCGCCCATTTCCCGGGCATCGTCGAGCAGGTGCTCGGCGAGTACGACCTGGTCGCCACCGAGGAGCGGCGTCTTTCGGACATCCTCACCGGCTATCTCGAACCGGCTGACGACGTGCAGGCTGCCACCCCCGTGGTGCCGGCGGGCGCCAAGGCTCCCGCGGGCAAACCCGCCGCCAAACCCACCGCCAAACCCGCTGCCAAGAAGGGCGCCGACAAGAACGATGACGACGACGATTCCGACTCGGACTCCAACGACTCGGACGACACCGAAACCGACAGCGGACCGGATCCGGAACTGGCACGCCAGCGCTTCGACGAGCTGCGCAAGCAGCTGATGAAAACGCAGCGCGCTCTGAAGAAAAACCCGCGCGACAGCAAACAGGGACAGAAAGAACTCGAGAAGACCGCCGAGCTGTTCAAGTACTTCAAGCTCTCGCCGCGCCAGTTCGACCCGCTCACCCAGCGTGTTCGCTCCGTTGCCTACCAGGTGCGCGACCTGGAACGCGCCATCATGAATATCTGCGTGAACTACGCGCGGATGCCGCGCGCGATTTTCGTGAAGGAATTCCCCGGCAACGAAACCGACGAGCACTGGGTGGAAAAGCTCGCGCGCCGCAAGCAGCCCTACGCCGCGAAGATAGCGGTGGTCAAGGACGAAGTGATGCGGGTACAGCACCGCATCGCCGAAGTCGAGGCGGAATGCGGAATCCTGGTCGGCGAGATCAAGGAAATCAACCGCCGGATGTCGATCGGCGAGGCACGCGCGCGCCGCGCCAAGAAGGAAATGGTCGAGGCCAACCTGCGCCTGGTGATCTCGATCGCGAAGAAATACACCAACCGCGGCCTGCAGTTCCTCGACCTGATCCAGGAAGGCAACATCGGCCTGATGAAAGCCGTCGACAAGTTCGAATACCGCCGCGGCTACAAGTTCTCGACCTACGCCACGTGGTGGATACGCCAGGCGATCACCCGCTCGATTGCCGACCAGGCACGCACGATCCGCATCCCGGTGCACATGATCGAGACCATCAACAAGCTGAACCGCATCTCGCGCCAGATGCTGCAGGAGATGGGCCGCGAACCGACGCCGGAAGAACTCGGCGAGCGCATGGAAATGCCCGAGGACAAGATCCGCAAGGTGCTCAAGATCGCCAAGGAACCGATCTCGATGGAGACCCCGATCGGCGACGACGAGGACTCGCACCTGGGCGACTTCATCGAAGACTCGACGATCCCCTCGCCGATCGACTCGGCCACCGGCGAAGGCCTGCGCGAAGCCACCCGCGAAGTGCTCTCGGGCCTTACCGCACGCGAGGCGAAAGTGCTGCGCATGCGTTTCGGCATCGACATGAACACCGACCACACGCTGGAGGAAGTCGGCAAGCAGTTCGACGTGACCCGCGAGCGGATCCGGCAGATCGAAGCGAAAGCGCTGCGCAAGCTGCGCCACCCGAGCCGCTCGGATCACCTGCGCAGTTTTCTCGACGAAGGGTGA
- the folB gene encoding dihydroneopterin aldolase has protein sequence MSERSHDIVFVHGLRVDALIGVHAWERELRQTLLIDLDLAADVRAGAARDALEDALDYQALARRVGEFVRGSSYQLVESLAEALASRLIEEFAIPWLRLRITKPGAVPGAAAVGVLIERSVRG, from the coding sequence ATGAGCGAACGCTCGCACGATATCGTGTTCGTGCACGGTCTGCGGGTCGATGCGCTGATCGGTGTGCACGCCTGGGAGCGCGAGCTGCGCCAGACCCTGCTGATCGACCTGGATCTCGCTGCCGATGTGCGTGCCGGTGCGGCGCGTGATGCGCTCGAGGATGCACTGGACTACCAGGCGCTGGCGCGCCGCGTCGGCGAATTCGTGCGTGGTAGCAGCTACCAGCTGGTGGAAAGCCTGGCCGAGGCGCTGGCGAGCCGGTTGATCGAGGAGTTCGCGATTCCCTGGCTGCGGTTGCGGATCACCAAGCCGGGCGCGGTACCGGGCGCCGCTGCGGTTGGCGTACTGATCGAGCGGTCCGTGCGCGGTTGA
- the tsaD gene encoding tRNA (adenosine(37)-N6)-threonylcarbamoyltransferase complex transferase subunit TsaD, protein MRVLGIETSCDETGVAVYDSDRGLLAHVLYSQVAMHAEYGGVVPELASRDHIRKLLPLVRQVLREAGLEPGGIDGVAYTAGPGLLGALLVGGCFARSLAFAWGVPAVGVHHMEAHLLAPMLEAEPPQFPFVALLVSGGHTQLVRVDGIGCYRILGESLDDAAGEAFDKVAKMLGLDYPGGPLLARLAEQGRPGIFRFPRPMTNRPGLEFSFSGLKTACATAIRALRAADGSIEPQARADVAWAFQQAVVDTLVIKCRRALEHTGLGRLVMAGGVSANRALRERLRQEADAGGWQVYYPQAAFCTDNGAMIAYCGCQRLLAGQHDDLAVRARARWPMETLEPIT, encoded by the coding sequence ATGCGCGTGCTCGGAATAGAAACATCCTGCGATGAAACCGGGGTCGCGGTCTACGATTCGGACCGCGGCCTGCTGGCGCACGTGCTCTACAGCCAGGTCGCGATGCATGCCGAGTACGGCGGCGTGGTGCCGGAACTCGCCTCGCGCGATCACATCAGGAAGCTGCTGCCGCTGGTGCGGCAGGTGCTGCGCGAGGCGGGGCTGGAGCCCGGGGGTATCGACGGCGTGGCCTATACCGCGGGGCCGGGCCTGCTCGGGGCGCTGCTGGTCGGTGGTTGCTTTGCCCGTTCGCTGGCGTTTGCCTGGGGTGTCCCGGCAGTCGGCGTGCACCATATGGAAGCGCACCTGCTGGCGCCGATGCTCGAAGCCGAGCCGCCGCAATTTCCGTTCGTGGCCCTGCTGGTCTCGGGCGGACACACGCAGCTGGTGCGGGTGGATGGCATCGGATGCTACCGGATTCTCGGTGAATCGCTCGATGATGCGGCGGGCGAGGCGTTCGACAAGGTCGCCAAGATGCTCGGTCTCGACTATCCCGGCGGCCCCCTCCTCGCGCGGCTGGCCGAGCAGGGACGGCCGGGGATTTTCCGGTTTCCGCGCCCGATGACCAACCGCCCCGGGCTCGAATTCAGCTTCAGCGGTCTCAAGACCGCGTGCGCCACCGCGATCCGCGCACTGCGTGCCGCGGACGGCAGCATCGAGCCCCAGGCGCGCGCCGACGTGGCCTGGGCATTTCAGCAGGCCGTGGTCGATACCCTGGTGATCAAGTGCCGGCGCGCGCTGGAGCACACCGGCCTCGGGCGGCTGGTGATGGCCGGTGGGGTCAGCGCCAACCGGGCCCTGCGCGAGCGCTTGCGCCAGGAAGCCGATGCCGGCGGCTGGCAGGTGTATTACCCGCAGGCGGCTTTTTGCACCGACAACGGCGCGATGATCGCCTACTGCGGTTGCCAGCGCTTGCTGGCGGGGCAGCACGACGATCTCGCGGTGCGCGCCCGGGCGCGCTGGCCAATGGAAACGCTGGAGCCCATCACATGA
- a CDS encoding multifunctional CCA addition/repair protein codes for MKTYLVGGAVRDRLLGIEPLERDWVVVGATESEMLARGFRRVGRDFPVFLDPRTGDQHALARRERKSGHGYAGFAFEVDGGVSLEDDLGRRDLTINAIAEDQDGTLIDPHGGQADLERGLLRHVSDAFVEDPLRVLRVARFAARFASRGFTVAPETLALMRAIAASGELDHLVAERVWEETRRALGEARPDVYFATLRACGALGTVFPEIERLFGVPQSPQHHPEIDTGIHVLLCLQLAARLELAPIARFALLTHDLGKALTPAAKWPSHIGHEALGADAVRALCARLRVPVKWRELALLACLHHTRCHRALEMRAPAIVSLLEDLDAMRNNERFEQFLGACEADARGRTGLEDEPYPQAARLRQTCAAAATVTSAAALAKGLSGPQVGAEMHRLRCVEVARMLQQQTEPT; via the coding sequence GCTGGCGCGCGGTTTCCGCCGTGTCGGGCGCGACTTCCCGGTGTTTCTCGATCCGCGCACCGGCGACCAGCACGCGCTGGCGCGACGCGAACGCAAGAGCGGGCATGGCTACGCCGGGTTCGCATTCGAGGTCGATGGCGGGGTGAGCCTCGAAGACGACCTCGGACGCCGCGATCTGACCATCAATGCAATCGCCGAAGACCAGGACGGCACCCTGATCGATCCCCACGGCGGGCAGGCCGACCTCGAGCGCGGATTGCTGCGTCATGTCTCGGATGCCTTCGTGGAGGATCCGCTGAGAGTGCTGCGAGTGGCGCGATTCGCCGCCCGTTTTGCCAGTCGCGGCTTCACCGTCGCACCCGAAACCCTGGCACTCATGCGTGCGATCGCCGCCAGCGGCGAGCTCGATCACCTGGTTGCCGAGCGGGTGTGGGAGGAAACACGCCGCGCCCTGGGCGAAGCCCGCCCCGATGTGTATTTCGCGACCCTGCGCGCCTGCGGCGCCCTGGGCACGGTGTTCCCGGAAATCGAGCGCCTGTTCGGGGTGCCACAGTCACCCCAACATCACCCGGAGATCGACACCGGCATCCATGTCCTGCTGTGCCTGCAACTCGCGGCACGCCTGGAACTGGCCCCGATCGCACGTTTTGCCCTGCTCACGCACGATCTCGGCAAGGCGCTGACACCCGCCGCCAAATGGCCTTCGCACATCGGCCACGAGGCGCTCGGAGCGGATGCGGTGCGCGCCCTGTGCGCGCGCCTGCGGGTGCCGGTGAAATGGCGCGAGCTGGCGCTGCTGGCCTGCCTGCATCACACCCGCTGTCATCGCGCCCTGGAGATGCGCGCGCCGGCGATCGTGTCACTGCTGGAGGATCTCGATGCGATGCGCAACAACGAACGCTTCGAGCAGTTTCTCGGCGCCTGCGAGGCCGATGCACGAGGCCGCACCGGACTGGAGGACGAGCCTTACCCCCAGGCTGCACGCCTGCGCCAGACCTGCGCCGCCGCTGCGACCGTCACTTCCGCCGCGGCACTGGCGAAGGGTTTGAGCGGTCCGCAGGTGGGCGCGGAAATGCACCGGCTGCGTTGCGTCGAAGTCGCCCGGATGCTGCAGCAGCAGACGGAGCCGACATGA
- a CDS encoding pteridine reductase, with the protein MSTGSARVALVTGGAQRIGAAIVRSLHANGCRVLIHYRRSREAALDLAGELNLARADSCAVLGADLCDAAAVQALAQQAGARWGRIDLLVNNASDFLATPLGDVGVEDWNRIFGSNLQGPFFLSQALAPALARTQGAIVNIVDVHATLPLAQHAVYTMAKAGLAMMTRALALELAPAVRVNGVAPGAILWPAEPNPELAPALAGQLLAHTALGRIGEPADIAGAVRYLGLDAPYVTGQILAVDGGRSLF; encoded by the coding sequence ATGAGCACCGGATCCGCCCGGGTGGCGCTGGTCACCGGTGGCGCGCAGCGCATCGGCGCGGCGATCGTGCGCTCCCTGCACGCCAATGGCTGCCGGGTACTGATCCACTACCGCCGGTCGCGGGAAGCGGCGCTGGATCTCGCCGGCGAGCTCAACCTGGCACGCGCGGACTCCTGCGCCGTGCTCGGCGCGGACCTGTGCGATGCCGCCGCGGTGCAGGCCCTGGCACAGCAGGCCGGTGCGCGCTGGGGTCGTATCGACCTGCTGGTCAACAACGCCTCGGATTTCCTTGCCACGCCGCTCGGGGACGTCGGGGTGGAAGACTGGAACCGGATCTTCGGCTCCAATCTGCAGGGGCCGTTCTTTCTCAGCCAGGCGCTGGCGCCGGCCCTGGCACGCACCCAGGGTGCGATCGTCAATATCGTGGATGTGCACGCCACGCTGCCGTTGGCACAGCATGCGGTGTACACGATGGCAAAAGCGGGGCTCGCGATGATGACCCGCGCGCTCGCGCTCGAACTGGCGCCTGCGGTGCGGGTGAACGGCGTGGCGCCGGGAGCGATCCTGTGGCCCGCCGAACCCAACCCCGAGCTGGCGCCCGCACTCGCCGGGCAATTGCTGGCACACACGGCCCTGGGGCGGATCGGCGAACCCGCGGACATCGCCGGCGCGGTGCGCTACCTCGGTCTCGACGCCCCCTATGTGACGGGGCAGATACTCGCGGTCGATGGCGGGCGCAGCCTGTTCTGA
- a CDS encoding DUF3313 family protein gives MGYPKVRSHVLTALALLGLALCGAGFSHAAARGAALPEQSPDGLRLVQNTQMAVVYMKDGADFSSYDKVAILDCFVAFRKDWERDQNQDDPFRVRASDITRIKAEVADEFKKVFNKELTAKGETVVATAGADVLLLRPAIINLDIAAPDTKEPDAKSFSASGGQMTLFLEIYDSVSSELLARVMDPEAATDFGSMMVRNEVTNQADADRIMKKWADTIGSYLQHARSGSSAKPSKGN, from the coding sequence ATGGGATATCCGAAAGTGCGCTCGCACGTACTCACTGCGCTGGCGTTGCTTGGACTCGCCTTGTGCGGCGCCGGTTTCAGTCACGCCGCTGCCAGGGGCGCGGCTCTACCCGAGCAGTCGCCGGACGGGCTGCGCCTGGTGCAAAATACGCAGATGGCAGTGGTTTATATGAAAGACGGAGCTGATTTCAGCTCCTATGACAAGGTGGCAATTCTCGATTGCTTCGTCGCGTTCAGAAAAGATTGGGAGCGCGATCAGAACCAGGACGATCCGTTCCGCGTGCGGGCGAGCGACATAACCCGCATCAAGGCCGAAGTTGCCGACGAGTTCAAGAAGGTCTTCAACAAGGAATTGACGGCGAAAGGCGAAACCGTGGTCGCGACGGCTGGCGCAGACGTGCTGCTGCTCCGGCCCGCCATCATCAATCTCGACATCGCCGCGCCGGACACGAAGGAGCCGGACGCCAAGTCTTTCTCCGCATCAGGCGGCCAGATGACGCTTTTCCTGGAAATCTATGATTCGGTCAGCAGCGAGCTTCTGGCGCGTGTCATGGATCCCGAAGCGGCGACCGATTTCGGTTCCATGATGGTGCGCAATGAGGTCACCAATCAGGCCGACGCCGATCGCATCATGAAAAAATGGGCCGACACGATTGGCAGCTACCTCCAGCATGCGCGCAGTGGCAGTTCAGCAAAACCATCCAAAGGAAATTGA
- a CDS encoding DUF3251 domain-containing protein: MQRLLVKPAVMLAAILTSGCDWPPELLRVGEKLSAQEKRITEQGEQINSVQSEIEALRAEIQSLKQSQSQLELKNIFREIENIAYLRPGDDGYSTVRFDLGALTVQLSDVKPYANGSKAHLRFGNPLASSINGVKLKIEWGQMDDNGAVKSDTERGKEVSFAETFRSGAWTNVSVVLDGTPPSELGFVRVRNVSHSGISLIK; encoded by the coding sequence ATGCAACGTCTTTTGGTGAAGCCTGCCGTGATGCTTGCCGCAATTCTCACGTCAGGTTGCGACTGGCCGCCTGAATTGCTCCGTGTCGGTGAAAAGCTTTCTGCCCAGGAGAAGCGCATCACAGAGCAGGGTGAGCAGATCAATTCAGTCCAGAGTGAAATTGAAGCGTTGCGCGCTGAAATACAATCTTTAAAGCAATCTCAATCGCAGCTTGAGCTAAAAAATATCTTTCGAGAAATCGAAAACATCGCGTATTTGCGTCCCGGAGATGATGGCTACTCCACTGTACGCTTTGACTTAGGGGCGCTCACAGTACAGCTTTCAGATGTTAAGCCGTACGCAAATGGCTCGAAGGCGCACTTGCGATTTGGTAATCCGTTAGCATCATCGATCAATGGAGTAAAGTTGAAGATCGAATGGGGGCAAATGGATGACAATGGCGCTGTAAAGTCCGATACGGAAAGGGGGAAGGAAGTTTCTTTCGCGGAGACGTTCAGGTCTGGGGCGTGGACAAATGTTTCAGTGGTCCTTGACGGTACACCTCCCTCAGAGCTTGGGTTTGTAAGAGTTAGAAATGTATCGCACTCTGGCATTTCGTTGATCAAATGA
- the rpsU gene encoding 30S ribosomal protein S21, with translation MPSIKIKENEPFDVALRRFKRSCEKAGVLAEVRRREFYEKPTWIRKRKAAAAVKRHQKKLSRESRRQQRMY, from the coding sequence ATGCCGTCCATCAAGATCAAAGAAAACGAACCGTTTGACGTTGCGCTGCGCCGTTTCAAGCGTTCCTGTGAAAAAGCCGGTGTACTGGCAGAAGTGCGTCGCCGCGAGTTTTACGAGAAGCCCACCTGGATCCGCAAGCGCAAGGCGGCAGCTGCCGTCAAGCGTCACCAGAAGAAGCTGAGCCGCGAAAGCCGCCGCCAGCAGAGAATGTACTGA